The Candidatus Syntrophosphaera sp. genome includes a window with the following:
- a CDS encoding cytochrome c biogenesis protein CcdA, whose translation MILQIFTQLSQALASNPGIALLAAFLWGILSVLLSPCHLASIPLIIGYLDNQKDLNTRKALKLSTFFTLGILAMMALIGLITGLLGKMLGDVGNWTEPVMGVIFLIMAFFIADVFKMPSFIGGGMGNSARKGIWGALSLGFLLGIALGPCSFAFMAPILGIVFSSAGSQFVFALTLVLAYIIGHCLVIILAGTFAGSVQSYLKWSSNSKGTKIVRIVCGVLVFVAGLYLILKKFIPI comes from the coding sequence AGGCGCTGGCCTCCAATCCGGGGATCGCCCTGCTGGCCGCTTTCCTGTGGGGCATACTGAGCGTTCTGCTCAGTCCCTGCCATCTGGCCAGCATTCCTCTGATCATCGGCTATCTGGACAATCAGAAAGACCTGAACACCCGCAAAGCGCTGAAGCTCTCCACCTTTTTCACCCTGGGTATTTTGGCGATGATGGCCCTGATCGGCCTGATCACCGGGCTGCTGGGCAAAATGCTTGGCGACGTGGGAAACTGGACCGAGCCGGTGATGGGCGTGATCTTCCTGATCATGGCTTTCTTCATTGCCGATGTTTTCAAGATGCCGTCCTTCATTGGCGGTGGGATGGGAAATTCAGCCAGGAAGGGGATCTGGGGCGCTCTGAGCCTCGGCTTCCTGCTCGGAATAGCCCTGGGGCCCTGTTCCTTCGCCTTCATGGCCCCGATCCTGGGGATCGTGTTCAGCTCCGCCGGATCGCAATTCGTTTTTGCCCTCACCCTCGTTCTGGCCTATATTATCGGCCACTGCCTGGTGATCATATTGGCCGGGACATTTGCCGGCTCGGTGCAGTCATATTTGAAATGGAGCAGCAATTCAAAGGGGACCAAGATAGTTCGGATCGTTTGCGGAGTGCTGGTTTTTGTCGCAGGACTCTACCTCATATTAAAGAAATTCATACCCATATAA
- a CDS encoding TM0996/MTH895 family glutaredoxin-like protein — MLIKILGTGCPKCKKLEANALQALKDAGIEAAVEKVTDLSAIMDYGVMLTPALVIDEKVVASGKLLSSEEIKKLIGKGV; from the coding sequence ATGCTAATCAAGATACTGGGGACAGGCTGTCCCAAATGCAAGAAGCTGGAGGCCAACGCCCTCCAGGCCCTTAAAGACGCTGGCATCGAAGCTGCCGTCGAAAAAGTTACCGATCTCAGCGCCATCATGGATTACGGGGTGATGCTGACCCCGGCCCTGGTGATCGATGAAAAGGTGGTCGCCAGCGGGAAACTTCTTTCCTCTGAAGAGATCAAGAAGCTGATCGGCAAAGGAGTTTGA
- a CDS encoding putative zinc-binding protein, with protein MADEKCGCGCSCGDTGSCDSGCVTNEAPSSAYACAGASNVGIISLDLTVALHQAGRYKMGCSVCVGAGDCSCGEEADPATPRDLLIDGCKVGCLKKMFEKQGKTHFNHVIITQLGVRKEPTFDYDPAILEMLLKKLSSQGL; from the coding sequence ATGGCTGACGAAAAATGCGGCTGCGGCTGCTCCTGCGGCGACACCGGTTCCTGCGACAGTGGCTGCGTCACCAACGAAGCCCCTTCCAGCGCGTACGCCTGCGCCGGGGCCAGCAATGTGGGAATCATATCGTTGGACCTCACAGTCGCCCTCCATCAGGCCGGGCGCTACAAAATGGGCTGTTCAGTCTGTGTGGGCGCCGGAGATTGCTCCTGCGGCGAAGAGGCCGATCCAGCCACGCCCAGGGACCTTCTGATCGACGGCTGCAAAGTCGGCTGCCTGAAAAAGATGTTTGAAAAACAGGGAAAAACCCATTTCAACCACGTGATCATCACCCAACTGGGCGTGCGTAAGGAACCCACCTTCGATTACGACCCGGCCATACTGGAAATGTTGCTGAAGAAACTATCCAGCCAAGGATTATGA
- a CDS encoding thioredoxin family protein, whose translation MLLAACSAKSGNTQNNNDQAENPDSVVSENPAIATTDEIAPPAETNNPNPPAAPKPEEKTTLEPEQPIEVVPLVTFIELGAESCIPCRMMQPVMRAIELEYKGLVKVIFHDLNKERWAGPQYKVRVMPTQVFLDMDGREFFRHEGFYPKEEIERMLAEKIGVTKPKSN comes from the coding sequence ATGCTGCTTGCTGCTTGCAGCGCCAAAAGCGGAAACACCCAAAACAACAACGATCAGGCAGAAAATCCGGATAGCGTGGTTTCGGAGAATCCTGCCATCGCCACAACTGATGAGATCGCGCCACCCGCGGAAACAAACAACCCAAATCCACCCGCCGCTCCCAAACCAGAGGAAAAAACCACGCTGGAACCCGAACAGCCGATAGAAGTGGTTCCCCTGGTCACCTTCATCGAACTGGGAGCCGAATCCTGCATCCCCTGTCGGATGATGCAGCCAGTGATGCGAGCCATTGAGCTGGAATACAAGGGCTTGGTGAAAGTGATTTTCCACGATCTTAATAAGGAACGCTGGGCTGGCCCGCAGTACAAAGTCCGGGTGATGCCCACCCAGGTCTTCCTGGATATGGACGGCCGTGAATTCTTCCGCCACGAGGGTTTCTACCCCAAGGAAGAGATCGAAAGGATGCTGGCTGAGAAGATCGGGGTCACCAAACCCAAGAGTAACTGA
- a CDS encoding metalloregulator ArsR/SmtB family transcription factor, with amino-acid sequence MTDYSKASKLFKTLSNPIRLKILDMLSCGEMCACDILESLTVSQSTLSHHMKALIGCKLVAGRKESTWMYYSIDQDKVRDLHSVIDMISKPKEPCICNKSRHGGIA; translated from the coding sequence ATGACTGACTATAGCAAAGCAAGTAAACTCTTCAAGACTCTCAGCAACCCGATCCGTTTGAAAATTTTGGATATGCTTTCGTGCGGGGAAATGTGCGCCTGTGACATACTGGAAAGCCTGACGGTGTCCCAATCCACTCTCTCCCATCACATGAAGGCATTGATTGGCTGCAAGCTGGTGGCGGGCAGAAAAGAATCCACTTGGATGTATTACAGCATCGATCAGGACAAAGTAAGGGACCTTCATTCAGTCATCGACATGATATCGAAACCCAAGGAACCCTGTATTTGTAATAAATCCAGACATGGGGGGATCGCGTGA
- a CDS encoding permease has translation MNTLGLTIKYFLIITVELTILFIGISTLVALLLMHVSQVKIKQWMSGKGIWGNVMGAIAGSITPFCACSTIPLTKGLLDVGVTLGAVMSFIIASPLLNPIILGMLIVLVGWKACLIYFVLVFILSVLFGIFLGRVWGADQIKHNPLCSCCGEAMEAPANFAAKLKSAFLKAWEDYKSVLVYLLIGVGIGSIIYGYLPQDIVLKYAGGKSLWTIPIAAVIGIPLYIRTETAIPIGLALLSKGMSIGAVIALIIGGAGMAIPEMSMLASIFRKKIVTAIVLAVFMTAVISGFAFNILL, from the coding sequence GTGAACACACTTGGCCTGACCATCAAGTATTTTCTGATTATTACAGTTGAATTGACAATTTTGTTCATCGGGATCAGTACACTTGTGGCACTATTGCTGATGCATGTGTCCCAGGTTAAGATCAAGCAATGGATGTCAGGTAAAGGGATCTGGGGTAATGTGATGGGTGCCATCGCGGGGTCGATTACGCCCTTCTGTGCTTGCTCAACTATACCCCTAACCAAGGGACTTCTGGACGTGGGAGTAACCCTGGGAGCAGTGATGTCCTTCATTATAGCCTCACCACTCCTGAATCCCATCATCCTGGGCATGCTGATAGTCCTGGTGGGATGGAAAGCATGCCTGATCTATTTCGTGTTGGTCTTCATCCTTTCTGTGCTGTTCGGGATATTTCTGGGTAGAGTCTGGGGAGCTGATCAAATCAAGCATAATCCCCTCTGCTCTTGTTGCGGAGAGGCCATGGAAGCTCCTGCGAACTTTGCCGCCAAACTGAAGTCGGCATTCCTCAAAGCCTGGGAAGACTACAAATCCGTACTTGTATACCTATTGATCGGCGTGGGAATTGGATCGATTATCTATGGCTATCTTCCCCAGGATATTGTGCTGAAATACGCTGGTGGGAAAAGCCTCTGGACGATTCCCATTGCCGCTGTTATCGGCATTCCGCTATACATCCGGACAGAAACCGCGATCCCGATCGGCTTGGCCCTCCTTTCCAAGGGCATGAGCATCGGAGCAGTCATCGCCCTGATCATAGGCGGCGCAGGTATGGCAATTCCGGAAATGAGCATGCTGGCGAGCATCTTCAGGAAGAAAATCGTCACGGCCATTGTTCTGGCCGTATTTATGACTGCTGTGATATCGGGTTTTGCGTTTAACATTTTGTTGTAG
- a CDS encoding carboxymuconolactone decarboxylase family protein translates to MKRLTNIEKELVRIGAAMGSNCVACIEHHIPQARKAGLDDEQIKLAINIAKAVKKVPADMVFQAAVDKLKKPENLE, encoded by the coding sequence ATGAAAAGACTTACGAACATAGAGAAAGAGCTGGTGAGAATCGGCGCTGCCATGGGCAGTAATTGCGTCGCCTGCATCGAGCACCATATTCCTCAAGCCAGGAAAGCCGGACTTGACGATGAGCAGATCAAGCTGGCCATAAACATCGCCAAAGCTGTGAAGAAAGTTCCGGCGGACATGGTTTTTCAGGCGGCTGTGGATAAATTGAAAAAACCTGAAAACTTGGAGTAG
- the arsB gene encoding ACR3 family arsenite efflux transporter — translation MRTETTQAPGISFFEKYLTLWVILCMAAGIVIGKFLPGIPAFLGRFEYARVSLPIAILIWLMIYPMMMKVDFASIKNVGKNPRGLYVTWITNWLIKPFTMYAIAWFFFFVVFKALIPAELARDYLAGAILLGAAPCTAMVFVWSHLTKGNPAYTVVQVATNDLIILAAFTPIVALLLGISGIRIPWDTLLLSVVLFVVIPLAGGYMTRVSVIRKRGLDYFTDRFLPKFKHVTIGGLLLTLVIIFAFQGQVILANPLHIVLIAIPLTLQTFLIFFIAYLASRKIRLPHCIAAPASMIGASNFFELSVAVAISLFGTSSPVALATIVGVLVEVPVMLTLVKIANKTSHWFPSR, via the coding sequence ATGAGAACCGAAACCACGCAAGCGCCAGGGATCAGTTTCTTTGAGAAATACCTGACCCTGTGGGTGATCCTGTGCATGGCGGCGGGAATTGTGATCGGCAAGTTCCTGCCCGGAATTCCAGCATTTTTGGGAAGATTCGAATACGCCCGGGTTTCGCTGCCGATCGCGATCCTGATCTGGCTGATGATCTATCCGATGATGATGAAGGTCGATTTTGCCAGCATCAAGAACGTGGGCAAAAATCCCCGCGGGCTGTATGTGACCTGGATCACGAACTGGCTGATCAAGCCGTTCACGATGTATGCCATCGCCTGGTTCTTCTTCTTTGTTGTATTCAAGGCTCTGATCCCGGCTGAACTGGCAAGGGATTATCTGGCCGGGGCAATTCTGCTGGGGGCAGCGCCCTGCACTGCGATGGTCTTTGTCTGGAGCCACCTCACCAAGGGAAATCCCGCTTATACAGTTGTCCAGGTGGCAACCAACGATCTGATCATCCTGGCTGCCTTCACTCCGATCGTGGCGCTGCTTCTCGGCATCAGCGGGATCAGGATCCCCTGGGACACTTTGCTGCTCTCCGTGGTGCTGTTTGTAGTGATACCTTTGGCCGGAGGATACATGACCCGGGTTTCTGTGATCCGAAAGCGCGGCTTGGACTATTTCACAGACAGGTTCCTGCCCAAGTTCAAGCATGTAACCATCGGCGGCTTGCTGCTGACCCTGGTCATCATCTTCGCGTTCCAAGGCCAGGTGATCCTCGCCAATCCCTTGCATATAGTCCTTATCGCCATTCCTCTGACGCTTCAGACCTTCCTGATCTTTTTCATTGCCTATCTGGCCAGCCGCAAGATCAGGCTGCCGCACTGCATCGCTGCCCCGGCCAGTATGATCGGGGCCTCGAACTTCTTTGAGCTATCGGTGGCTGTGGCGATCTCGCTGTTTGGCACTTCTTCACCCGTCGCACTGGCCACGATCGTGGGCGTGCTGGTGGAAGTTCCGGTGATGCTGACCCTGGTAAAGATCGCCAACAAAACGTCACACTGGTTTCCATCCAGATAA
- a CDS encoding arsenate reductase ArsC — MKNVLILCTGNSCRSLMAEAMINHFLGSNWMAYSAGTQPSEVNPLARKVLEELGIDTSNLRSKSVTEFLGRDDLDLVITVCDNAKESCPVFPRPVKRIHIGIDDPAPFTDQAENVALPIFRQALEQVRMLVLAYLESYGDNPI, encoded by the coding sequence ATGAAAAACGTACTGATACTCTGCACGGGAAATTCCTGCCGCAGCCTCATGGCGGAGGCCATGATCAATCACTTTCTGGGTAGTAATTGGATGGCTTATTCTGCGGGAACGCAGCCTTCCGAGGTCAATCCCCTGGCCCGCAAGGTGTTGGAGGAATTAGGAATAGACACTTCCAACCTGCGTTCCAAATCTGTGACCGAGTTTCTGGGCCGCGACGACCTGGACCTGGTGATCACGGTTTGCGACAATGCCAAAGAATCCTGCCCCGTCTTTCCCCGTCCCGTCAAGCGCATCCACATCGGCATCGATGATCCCGCCCCGTTCACCGATCAAGCAGAAAACGTTGCCCTGCCGATCTTCCGTCAAGCCCTGGAACAGGTTAGAATGCTCGTCCTGGCTTATCTGGAAAGCTATGGCGACAACCCGATCTAG
- a CDS encoding ABC transporter permease → MENNKSKFWLALKYLRGRGANLIDRSHWLTVAGITLGVMALICVSSVMNGFRADIRDRIVGTLSEIRISGRDGEPLAEHASIIQQLQDQGFIASPLIRNELVLRKGSAIFSTLSFGIDPALHSQTSAALQPRKGFGGSDAQGLLAGNVSGPEFAAGGIALGVGLAARLNVMPGDQVQLLSPLFDIPTPFGLLPKVRTLKVVAVFSAGMPEYDETFSYIPLDTARFFSGYGEEVDYIEVRTPNFNRTASYAKQLRSSLPGYQIEDWSAYDSSLYGAIRFEKYMMFVIMLFMYVIASFNLTGNMLKSIAQKKRELGLLKAFGYHGNDLRDLFLYQSLILSTLGIFLGILLATALLGIQKHFGVFTLDMGEASPIPLPVSIAATDYLMVVLVSYCITLLSVILPLRRLKRINAIELIRQTT, encoded by the coding sequence ATGGAAAACAACAAGAGCAAGTTCTGGCTGGCGCTGAAATACCTGCGCGGCAGGGGTGCCAATCTGATCGACAGGTCGCATTGGCTCACTGTCGCGGGGATCACGCTCGGGGTAATGGCCCTGATCTGCGTGAGCAGCGTGATGAACGGCTTCCGGGCCGACATCCGCGACCGCATCGTCGGCACCCTGAGCGAGATCAGGATCAGCGGCCGGGACGGCGAACCCCTGGCGGAGCATGCTTCCATCATCCAGCAACTCCAAGATCAGGGTTTTATAGCCTCTCCGTTGATCCGCAACGAACTTGTGCTCAGAAAAGGCAGCGCGATCTTCAGCACCCTGTCCTTCGGGATCGATCCGGCCCTGCACAGCCAGACCAGCGCTGCTCTCCAGCCCCGCAAGGGATTCGGCGGCTCGGACGCCCAGGGTCTGCTGGCTGGAAACGTCTCGGGACCGGAATTTGCCGCGGGCGGCATCGCGCTGGGCGTGGGACTCGCTGCCAGGCTGAATGTGATGCCCGGCGATCAGGTCCAGCTGCTTTCCCCCCTGTTCGACATCCCCACGCCTTTTGGCCTGTTGCCCAAAGTTCGCACCCTGAAGGTCGTGGCTGTCTTTTCCGCCGGCATGCCCGAATATGACGAAACCTTCAGCTACATCCCCCTCGATACGGCCCGTTTTTTCAGCGGCTATGGCGAAGAGGTGGATTACATCGAGGTCCGGACACCCAATTTCAATCGCACCGCGTCCTACGCCAAACAACTCCGCTCCAGCTTGCCGGGTTATCAGATCGAGGACTGGAGCGCTTATGATTCCAGCCTGTATGGCGCCATCCGCTTCGAAAAATACATGATGTTCGTGATCATGCTGTTCATGTATGTCATCGCTTCCTTCAACCTTACGGGAAACATGCTCAAATCCATCGCCCAGAAAAAGCGGGAACTCGGTTTGCTCAAGGCTTTCGGCTATCACGGAAACGACCTGCGCGACCTCTTTTTATACCAATCCCTGATCCTTTCCACCCTGGGCATTTTCCTGGGGATCCTGCTCGCCACGGCTTTGCTGGGGATCCAGAAACACTTTGGCGTCTTCACCCTGGACATGGGCGAAGCCAGCCCCATCCCGCTGCCGGTCAGCATCGCGGCCACGGATTACCTGATGGTGGTCCTGGTATCATACTGCATCACCCTGCTGAGCGTGATTCTGCCCCTGCGGCGGCTCAAACGCATCAACGCGATCGAACTCATCCGCCAGACTACATAG